A section of the Triticum dicoccoides isolate Atlit2015 ecotype Zavitan chromosome 7A, WEW_v2.0, whole genome shotgun sequence genome encodes:
- the LOC119330029 gene encoding uncharacterized protein LOC119330029, translated as MGYARLGRFLIREIQREVHYYSEAMERMMELMQTNGVQNVARNYTSRIGGFEEVSRNFEDIATELAKGFPLVVDILPGRSFYDLMYGEIYRCPYNDRTKPAGLTMGIHTVVLVGAARVGPDDYFYFLNSYGEEWCLRIERDTPKEIGGVGKLIANDICNAPFKFWRM; from the exons ATGGGTTATGCCCGATTGGGACGATTCTTAATCAGGGAAATACAG agggaaGTACATTATTATTCGGAAGCAATGGAGAGGATGATGGAACTGATGCAAACTAACGGAGTACAAAATGTG GCACGCAATTATACCAGTAGAATTGGGGGCTTTGAGGAAGTCAGCAGAAACTTTGAAGACATTGCTACAGAGCTGGCCAAAGGGTTTCCTTTGGTTGTTGATATTTTGCCTGGGAGAAGTTTTTATGATCTTATGTATGGCGAAATATACAGGTGTCCATATAATGACAGGACTAAACCAGCCGGACTAACAATGGGTATCCACACCGTCGTTCTTGTGGGTGCTGCAAGGGTTGGACCAGATGATTACTTCTACTTTTTAAATAGTTATGGAGAAGAATGGTGTTTGAGGATTGAGAGGGACACGCCGAAGGAAATTGGAGGTGTAGGTAAACTTATCGCCAATGATATCTGCAATGCTCCTTTCAAGTTTTGGAGAATGTGA